The Nitrospirota bacterium genome window below encodes:
- the rfbC gene encoding dTDP-4-dehydrorhamnose 3,5-epimerase, whose amino-acid sequence MQFIETELKGVILVEVDVHKDPRGFFLEICHAKKYAAGGIPGPFVQHNFSKSFQGTIRGLHYQLDHAQGKLVTVVEGKVFDVAVDIRRGSPSFGKWVGFELSVENGRQLYIPTGFAHGFCVLSETAGLIYNCTDFYSPRDERGIIWNDPAIGIRWPLSAPLLSAKDQAYKTLAEMTGDLPLYEG is encoded by the coding sequence GTGCAGTTCATCGAAACCGAATTGAAGGGCGTTATTTTGGTCGAGGTAGATGTCCACAAGGACCCGCGCGGGTTCTTTTTGGAAATATGCCATGCCAAGAAATACGCGGCTGGAGGCATTCCCGGTCCCTTCGTGCAACATAATTTCTCAAAATCTTTTCAAGGGACAATACGGGGGCTGCACTATCAACTCGATCATGCGCAGGGGAAGCTGGTCACGGTGGTGGAAGGCAAGGTCTTTGACGTAGCCGTGGACATCCGAAGAGGATCGCCGTCGTTCGGCAAGTGGGTAGGCTTCGAACTCTCGGTAGAAAACGGGCGCCAACTGTATATCCCGACAGGCTTTGCGCATGGCTTCTGCGTGCTCAGTGAAACGGCCGGCTTGATTTACAACTGCACGGACTTCTATTCGCCGCGCGACGAGCGCGGCATCATCTGGAACGATCCCGCCATCGGCATCCGCTGGCCGTTGTCTGCCCCTCTGCTCTCCGCGAAGGACCAAGCCTACAAGACCCTTGCCGAGATGACCGGCGACTTGCCTCTGTACGAAGGCTGA
- a CDS encoding Fur family transcriptional regulator encodes MELSLEEIRERFRGRGLKLTPQRLAIYRALAGTTSHPTAEDLFRQVRKQHPMISPNTVYYTLGALRAAGLVHEVNYWHDRARFDANISLHHHLICLGCRKIRDLTDPSLDRLSAGERAQAGFQVVGHRVEFHGYCAACRRRRPRGARVAQRTRQ; translated from the coding sequence ATGGAACTGAGCTTGGAAGAGATACGGGAACGGTTCCGGGGTCGCGGGCTGAAGCTGACCCCTCAGCGGCTCGCGATCTATCGGGCGCTGGCCGGAACCACCAGCCACCCGACCGCGGAGGATCTGTTCCGGCAGGTCAGGAAGCAGCACCCCATGATCTCCCCCAACACGGTCTATTACACGCTGGGGGCGCTGCGCGCGGCCGGGCTCGTGCACGAAGTGAACTATTGGCACGACCGGGCCCGGTTCGACGCCAACATCAGCCTCCACCATCACCTGATCTGCTTGGGGTGCCGGAAGATCCGGGATTTGACGGATCCTTCGTTGGACCGGCTCTCGGCCGGGGAGCGGGCTCAAGCCGGATTCCAGGTGGTCGGCCATCGAGTGGAATTTCATGGATACTGCGCGGCCTGCCGCCGTCGGAGGCCGCGCGGAGCGCGAGTCGCTCAACGGACGCGGCAGTAA
- a CDS encoding rubrerythrin family protein, which produces MGKSLKGTKSHENLKQAFAGESQANRRYLYFARRADIEGYPDIGGLFRDTSEAETGHAFGHLDFLKEVGDPATGVPIGNTDANLKSAIEGETYEYTQMYPGMAKTAREEGFPELAEWFETLAKAERSHANRFTKGLDSLKQA; this is translated from the coding sequence ATGGGCAAGAGTCTGAAAGGGACCAAGAGCCACGAGAATCTCAAGCAGGCGTTCGCGGGGGAGTCCCAGGCGAACCGCCGGTATCTCTATTTCGCGCGGCGGGCGGACATCGAGGGGTACCCGGACATCGGCGGGCTGTTCCGCGACACCTCCGAGGCGGAGACCGGCCATGCCTTCGGCCACCTGGACTTCCTCAAGGAGGTCGGGGACCCGGCGACGGGCGTGCCGATCGGCAATACCGACGCGAACCTGAAGTCGGCGATCGAGGGGGAAACCTACGAATATACGCAGATGTATCCGGGCATGGCCAAGACCGCCAGGGAAGAGGGCTTCCCGGAGCTGGCCGAGTGGTTTGAGACCCTGGCCAAGGCCGAGCGGTCGCATGCCAACCGGTTTACGAAGGGTCTGGACAGCCTGAAGCAGGCTTGA
- a CDS encoding heterodisulfide reductase-related iron-sulfur binding cluster, whose product MKGFDLITPGWGRPQLEREALRVYEVCDGCRRCFNLCPSFNTLFDRIDVHESDLGKLAPADFERVVHECYYCKLCYNHCPYTPPHQYGIDFPRLMIAWKKQLAGEQGVRWRDRLLVKTDLIGKMGSLTAAVTNRLLRLQGLRPWIERLVGIHRDRDVLAFQAETFTRWWSRRGRPRAGPGGKGKVALFAGCLVNYQATDVGKAAVQVLEKNGVEVVLPEQRCCGMPAFDIADTGAMVEAGRANLRSLRPWLDAGYDVVVPVPSCSLMLKREYPYLLPGEETTRLSQRTFDICEYLMRMKRAGTLALDFTNKPGLVAYQIPCHLRDQNIGFKSKELMELAGAKVELVERCSGHDGTWGAKVEFFDLSMKIARKALREIEQHPADLVASDCPLAALQLDQAGAREHAAGRRVLHPIQIVRDAYGLSR is encoded by the coding sequence ATGAAGGGGTTCGATCTCATCACGCCAGGCTGGGGCCGCCCCCAACTGGAACGGGAAGCGTTGCGCGTCTACGAGGTCTGCGACGGGTGCCGGCGCTGCTTCAACCTGTGCCCGTCCTTCAACACGCTCTTCGACCGGATCGACGTGCACGAGAGCGATCTCGGCAAGCTGGCTCCGGCCGACTTCGAGCGGGTCGTGCACGAGTGTTATTACTGCAAGCTCTGCTACAACCACTGTCCTTACACGCCCCCGCACCAGTACGGGATCGACTTTCCGCGTCTGATGATCGCCTGGAAGAAGCAACTGGCCGGCGAGCAGGGAGTCCGCTGGCGCGACCGGCTGCTGGTCAAGACCGACCTGATCGGGAAGATGGGCAGTCTCACGGCGGCGGTCACCAACCGGCTGCTGCGGCTGCAAGGGCTGCGCCCCTGGATCGAGCGGCTCGTGGGGATCCATCGGGACCGAGACGTGCTGGCCTTCCAGGCCGAGACCTTCACGCGCTGGTGGAGCCGGCGGGGAAGGCCGAGGGCAGGACCGGGGGGGAAAGGCAAGGTCGCGCTCTTCGCCGGCTGCCTGGTCAACTATCAGGCGACCGACGTCGGCAAAGCCGCGGTCCAGGTGCTGGAGAAGAACGGGGTCGAGGTCGTGCTGCCGGAGCAGCGGTGCTGCGGCATGCCGGCCTTCGACATCGCGGACACCGGCGCGATGGTCGAGGCAGGCAGGGCGAATCTGCGGTCGCTGCGGCCTTGGCTGGACGCCGGTTACGACGTGGTGGTGCCGGTGCCGAGCTGCAGCCTGATGCTCAAGCGGGAGTACCCGTATCTCCTGCCCGGAGAGGAGACGACCCGGCTGTCCCAGCGGACCTTCGACATCTGCGAATACCTGATGCGGATGAAGCGCGCGGGAACCTTGGCCCTGGACTTCACGAACAAGCCCGGGCTGGTCGCCTATCAGATTCCCTGCCACCTGCGGGATCAGAACATCGGGTTCAAGTCCAAGGAGCTGATGGAGCTGGCCGGAGCCAAGGTCGAGCTGGTCGAGCGCTGCTCGGGGCACGACGGGACCTGGGGCGCCAAGGTCGAATTCTTCGACCTCTCCATGAAGATCGCCCGGAAGGCGCTGCGGGAGATCGAACAGCACCCGGCGGACCTCGTCGCTTCGGACTGTCCGCTGGCCGCCCTCCAACTGGACCAGGCTGGGGCCAGGGAGCACGCGGCCGGCCGGCGCGTCCTGCACCCGATCCAGATCGTTCGCGATGCCTACGGGTTGTCCCGGTGA
- a CDS encoding DUF3501 family protein, translated as MTKDDLIPYAEYERVRDSFRQRIIALKRRRRISVGEKITLLFENRETIQFQIQEMIRTERIVDDAKVQDELDVYNAQLPGEGELSATLFIEITESERIKEEMDAFQGLDRGEKVALEAGPHRIFGGFEGGHSKEDKISAVHFVRFRPTGEFLGELRRRGGPLSVVVAHPNYRARAPVPEAMRQEWLQDLGLAGAALSRPG; from the coding sequence TTGACCAAGGATGATCTGATCCCCTACGCGGAGTACGAACGGGTGCGCGATTCGTTCCGCCAGCGGATCATCGCGCTCAAGCGGCGGCGGCGCATCTCGGTGGGCGAGAAGATCACGCTCCTGTTCGAAAACCGCGAGACGATCCAGTTCCAGATCCAGGAGATGATCCGGACGGAGCGGATCGTCGACGACGCGAAGGTCCAGGACGAGCTGGACGTGTACAACGCCCAGCTCCCCGGCGAGGGGGAGCTGAGCGCGACGCTCTTCATCGAGATCACAGAATCCGAGCGGATCAAGGAGGAGATGGACGCGTTTCAGGGTCTCGATCGCGGGGAGAAGGTCGCGCTCGAAGCCGGTCCCCACCGGATCTTCGGGGGCTTTGAGGGCGGGCACAGCAAGGAGGACAAGATCAGCGCCGTCCATTTCGTCCGCTTTCGTCCGACCGGGGAGTTTCTCGGCGAGTTGAGGCGCCGCGGCGGCCCCCTGTCGGTCGTCGTCGCCCACCCCAATTATCGGGCTCGGGCGCCGGTTCCTGAGGCCATGCGGCAGGAATGGCTGCAGGATTTGGGGCTGGCAGGGGCGGCCTTGTCCCGGCCCGGTTGA
- the erpA gene encoding iron-sulfur cluster insertion protein ErpA yields the protein MITITAKAEEKIKELMKEEKDVLGLRIYVRGGGCHGYQYGMSFEDKMGDDDTVIEQGGVKVLLDSQSAPLLQGAEVDYVDSLQGSGFSVKNPQAKTTCGCGSSFSA from the coding sequence ATGATCACCATCACGGCCAAGGCCGAAGAGAAGATCAAGGAATTGATGAAGGAAGAGAAGGACGTCCTCGGTCTGCGGATCTATGTGCGGGGCGGCGGCTGCCACGGCTATCAGTACGGGATGTCGTTCGAAGACAAGATGGGCGACGACGACACGGTCATCGAGCAGGGGGGCGTGAAGGTGCTCCTGGACTCGCAGAGCGCTCCGCTGCTCCAAGGCGCGGAAGTGGACTACGTGGACAGCTTGCAAGGCTCCGGGTTCTCGGTCAAGAATCCGCAGGCCAAGACCACCTGCGGCTGCGGCAGCTCCTTCAGCGCCTGA
- a CDS encoding 6-carboxytetrahydropterin synthase — MAQVLLTKRIEFAAAHRYHNEAWDAARNRAVFGACNNEPGHGHNYLLEVTVGGEVDGRTGMVVNLYDLKRVLKQVLEAFDHKHLNLDTPYFTRSIPTTENLALVLWNLLAARAEIGRLVKVRLFEDDDLCAEVTGPGPEASLTRRYHFSAAHRLASPKLSGADSQRLFGSCLTDEGHGHNYVLHVTVCGKIHPETGMVTDLRALDAAVQDRVVRRFDHRDLNQDPDLADRAATGENLVRLVWDLLVKALPAGRLEKVGLAETRDTYFEYAG, encoded by the coding sequence ATGGCCCAGGTTCTGCTGACCAAGCGGATCGAATTTGCGGCGGCGCACCGGTACCACAACGAGGCCTGGGATGCCGCCCGCAACCGGGCCGTGTTCGGGGCCTGCAACAACGAACCGGGGCACGGCCACAACTACCTGTTGGAAGTCACCGTGGGCGGGGAGGTGGACGGACGGACCGGCATGGTGGTCAATCTCTACGATCTCAAGCGGGTGCTCAAACAGGTCCTGGAGGCGTTCGATCACAAGCACCTGAACCTCGACACGCCCTACTTCACCCGCTCCATCCCGACGACCGAAAACCTGGCCCTGGTCCTCTGGAATCTCCTGGCCGCTCGTGCGGAAATCGGGCGTCTCGTGAAGGTCAGGCTGTTCGAGGACGACGACCTCTGTGCGGAGGTCACGGGGCCGGGCCCGGAGGCCTCGCTGACCCGCCGATACCATTTTTCCGCGGCCCACCGGCTGGCTTCCCCCAAACTGTCGGGGGCGGACAGCCAGCGGCTGTTCGGATCGTGTCTGACCGACGAGGGGCACGGCCACAACTACGTGCTGCACGTGACCGTCTGCGGCAAGATCCATCCGGAAACCGGCATGGTCACGGACCTCCGCGCCCTCGACGCCGCGGTGCAGGATCGGGTCGTCCGGCGGTTCGACCACCGGGACCTCAACCAGGACCCGGATCTGGCCGATCGCGCGGCGACGGGCGAGAACCTCGTACGGTTGGTCTGGGATCTTCTGGTGAAAGCGCTCCCGGCCGGCCGGCTGGAGAAGGTCGGCTTGGCCGAGACCAGGGATACGTATTTCGAGTATGCCGGCTAG
- a CDS encoding thioredoxin family protein has protein sequence MSGTVEDVHDANYEEFTQASAAVVAYGIASCEPCNAYDPILEETASRFAQVRIGKAKMHVPGRCREIKKRHQFETYPTTHLFSKGTLLVSREGKLDADELAALINDHLLRGWAGSPG, from the coding sequence GTGAGCGGCACGGTGGAAGACGTCCACGACGCCAACTACGAGGAGTTCACGCAGGCTTCCGCGGCGGTCGTGGCCTACGGGATCGCCTCCTGCGAACCCTGCAACGCCTACGACCCAATCCTGGAGGAAACCGCGTCGCGCTTCGCTCAAGTGCGGATCGGCAAGGCCAAGATGCACGTCCCCGGCCGGTGCCGCGAGATCAAGAAGCGGCACCAGTTCGAGACCTACCCGACGACCCACCTGTTTTCGAAGGGAACATTGCTGGTCAGCCGCGAAGGGAAGCTCGACGCGGATGAACTCGCGGCGCTCATCAACGACCACCTGCTCAGGGGGTGGGCAGGCTCGCCCGGCTAG
- a CDS encoding peroxiredoxin has product MAGDVAPEIKVGDSAPDFTLKDQDQKDVKLSEYLGKKNVVLAFYPLDWSPVCTGENKCLTDDMPNFQSANAEIFGISTDSFFSHKAWADSLGLKHRLLADMHRTVSKAYGLYFEPLNCAKRATVIVDKSGKVAYVKVQEIKTARDDKEILAVLKNLG; this is encoded by the coding sequence ATGGCCGGTGACGTGGCACCAGAGATAAAGGTCGGAGATTCCGCCCCCGACTTCACCCTGAAGGACCAGGACCAGAAGGACGTGAAGCTGAGCGAGTACCTCGGGAAGAAGAACGTCGTCCTCGCGTTCTACCCTCTGGACTGGAGCCCGGTCTGCACGGGGGAGAACAAGTGCTTGACCGACGACATGCCCAACTTCCAGTCCGCGAACGCGGAGATCTTCGGCATCAGCACCGACAGCTTCTTCTCCCACAAAGCCTGGGCCGATTCGCTCGGCCTCAAGCACCGCCTGCTGGCCGACATGCACCGCACCGTGTCCAAGGCCTACGGCCTCTACTTCGAGCCCCTGAACTGCGCGAAGCGCGCCACTGTGATCGTGGACAAGAGCGGCAAGGTGGCCTACGTGAAGGTGCAGGAGATCAAGACCGCCCGCGACGACAAGGAGATCTTGGCGGTCCTGAAGAATCTCGGCTGA
- the typA gene encoding translational GTPase TypA, translated as MDQRTAAPGRRDDIRNIAIIAHVDHGKTTLVDALLRQTHAHRKIDEMGERILDSMDQERERGITIRAKNASVTYRGVKINIVDTPGHADFGGEVERTLKMVDGVLLLVDAKEGPMPQTTFVLRKALGLGHRAIVVINKIDRPDAVVDDVLNRTFDLFVHLGATNEQLDFPIVYTSAINGTATLDVNKPGADIAPLLDTILEQIPAPTIRADAPLQILVLALAYDSYKGKMGIGKIQSGSIARRQSVVQIRRDGALLAGKVTDLAAFSGLERAEVERAEAGEIVAVAGLPEIGIGETIADPEHPVALPPVAIDEPTVQMTFSVNNSPFAGREGKFLTSRHLRERLFKELETNVSLRVQETDSPDRFLVAGRGELHLSVLIEQMRREGYELQVSQPEVILHEENGTLMEPYEELTIDVPAEYQGAVIEEVGARRGELRHMKLIHSDGGASEMHLEYHIPTRGVIGLKNVLATKTRGTAILHHVFQRYEAADQRALAVSPHGSLVAFEDGTSNAYGLYMIQERGSLFIGPGVEVYQGMVVGENSRAEDLDVNVCKTKHLTNMRASGSDEALVLTPPRQMTLEFALEYLGSDELVEVTPQSLRIRKRLLNPEDRRKARKDRR; from the coding sequence ATGGACCAGCGAACAGCGGCTCCCGGCCGGCGGGACGACATCCGGAACATCGCGATCATCGCCCACGTGGACCACGGCAAGACCACGCTCGTGGACGCGCTGCTGCGGCAGACCCACGCCCATCGGAAGATCGACGAGATGGGCGAGCGGATTCTGGATTCCATGGACCAGGAGCGCGAGCGGGGCATCACGATCCGCGCCAAGAACGCCAGCGTCACGTACCGGGGCGTGAAGATCAACATCGTGGACACGCCGGGACACGCGGACTTCGGCGGCGAGGTCGAGCGGACCCTCAAGATGGTGGACGGAGTCCTCCTGCTGGTGGACGCCAAGGAGGGGCCCATGCCCCAGACCACGTTCGTGCTGCGCAAGGCGCTGGGGCTGGGCCACCGGGCCATCGTGGTCATCAACAAGATCGACCGGCCGGACGCGGTGGTGGACGACGTCCTCAACCGCACGTTCGACCTGTTCGTCCACCTGGGCGCGACGAACGAGCAACTGGACTTTCCGATCGTCTACACCTCCGCGATCAACGGCACGGCGACCCTGGACGTGAACAAGCCCGGCGCGGACATCGCGCCGCTGCTGGACACGATCCTCGAGCAGATCCCCGCGCCGACGATCCGGGCCGACGCGCCCCTCCAGATCCTGGTCCTGGCCCTGGCCTACGACTCCTACAAAGGCAAGATGGGGATCGGCAAGATCCAGTCCGGCTCGATCGCGCGGCGCCAGAGCGTCGTGCAGATCAGGCGGGACGGCGCCCTCCTGGCTGGCAAGGTGACGGACCTGGCGGCCTTCTCCGGTCTGGAGCGGGCGGAGGTGGAGCGGGCCGAGGCCGGCGAGATCGTGGCCGTGGCGGGCCTGCCGGAGATCGGGATCGGGGAGACCATCGCGGACCCGGAACATCCGGTCGCTCTGCCGCCCGTCGCGATCGACGAGCCGACCGTCCAGATGACTTTTTCGGTCAACAACAGCCCCTTCGCCGGCCGTGAGGGGAAATTCCTGACTTCCCGCCACCTGCGGGAGCGGCTCTTCAAGGAGCTGGAAACGAACGTGTCCCTGCGCGTGCAGGAGACCGACAGCCCGGACCGGTTCCTGGTGGCCGGCCGGGGGGAGCTGCACCTCTCCGTGCTGATCGAGCAGATGCGGCGCGAAGGCTACGAATTGCAGGTCTCGCAGCCGGAGGTCATCCTGCACGAGGAAAACGGCACCCTGATGGAGCCTTACGAGGAGCTGACCATCGACGTGCCGGCCGAGTATCAGGGGGCCGTCATTGAGGAGGTGGGGGCTCGGCGGGGCGAGTTGCGTCACATGAAGCTGATCCACTCGGACGGAGGGGCCAGCGAGATGCACCTCGAATACCACATTCCGACCCGCGGCGTGATCGGCCTCAAGAACGTGCTCGCCACCAAGACCCGGGGAACCGCCATCCTGCACCACGTCTTCCAGCGCTATGAGGCGGCCGACCAGCGGGCCCTGGCCGTGTCGCCGCACGGCTCGCTCGTCGCGTTCGAGGACGGAACCAGCAACGCCTACGGCCTCTACATGATTCAGGAGCGGGGCAGCCTCTTCATCGGACCGGGCGTGGAGGTCTATCAAGGCATGGTGGTCGGCGAGAACAGCCGGGCGGAGGATCTCGACGTGAACGTCTGCAAGACCAAGCATCTGACCAACATGCGCGCCTCCGGCTCCGACGAGGCGCTGGTCTTGACCCCGCCCCGCCAGATGACCCTGGAGTTCGCCCTCGAATACCTCGGGTCCGACGAGCTGGTGGAGGTGACGCCCCAGAGCCTCAGGATTCGCAAGCGTCTCCTCAATCCGGAAGACCGGCGTAAGGCGCGCAAGGACCGTCGGTAA
- a CDS encoding PBP1A family penicillin-binding protein translates to MLLDDLPRRRSSARRRWKILLLLLLATGGFLAGGVALAVWYASRDIPPLDALQSYQPSLVSRVYSDDRQVIGQYYVERRILTPLDDVPPNLVHAVIAVEDARFFEHPGLDVVGILRAVVTNLRRGGRVEGASTITQQLARSLFLTPERTYARKIKELILAYKIELVLTKEQILEMYLNQIYFGQGAYGVAAAAQTYFGKELAELSLAESALLAGLPKSPNNYSPLKNPERAKRRQEHVLARMEEAGFITPEERQEAAAQTLSFRRTVTEPIAAYFIEYVRQHVVAQYGEEMVYKGGLALYTTLNVEMQKAAEQAVRDGLRQIDKRQGWRGPIGKQDFTGLLPQATTTPPPSLKEGDFLQGVVTKIAKDHVQVLAGTTLGSLSFDDMAWAKRRLRGRDPSKDFTVVANVKQLVKPGDVIEVAVKKIERDGVRFRLEQTPTVEGGLLALDPRTGAIRAMVGGYDFARSEYNRAVIAHRQPGSAFKPIIYATAMDQGLSPATVVLDAPVVYENEDPEKTWKPENYEKRFYGTISLREALIHSRNLATVRLLERVGVGNVIEFARTVGIASPLNRDLSLALGSSSVTLLELTSAYGVFANQGLRLEPYAVARVEDKDGVVLEQQLFEPRQVISRETAYLITNMMEDVIQKGTAVAAKSIERPLAGKTGTTNDYTDAWFLGFTPNLVVGVWVGFDDIRPLGETESGAHAALPIWIEFVKQVLPLIQDATFEIPEEIVFVKVDPATGLLAQDQQSDQGTVEIFARGTEPTETPPQRIDPADFYKLDQLGEGAAAAAPR, encoded by the coding sequence ATGTTGCTCGATGACCTGCCCAGAAGGCGCTCGTCTGCGCGTCGCCGGTGGAAGATCCTGCTCTTGCTCCTGCTGGCCACGGGCGGGTTTCTGGCCGGCGGCGTCGCCCTGGCGGTGTGGTATGCCTCCCGGGACATTCCTCCGCTGGATGCCCTGCAGAGCTACCAGCCGAGCCTCGTGAGCCGGGTCTACTCGGACGACCGCCAGGTCATCGGGCAGTACTACGTCGAGCGGCGCATCCTGACCCCGCTCGACGACGTGCCGCCGAACCTGGTCCATGCCGTCATCGCGGTGGAGGATGCGCGGTTCTTCGAGCATCCCGGCCTCGACGTCGTCGGGATCCTCCGGGCGGTCGTGACCAACCTGCGGCGGGGCGGGCGAGTGGAAGGCGCCAGCACGATCACCCAGCAGCTGGCCCGATCCCTCTTCCTGACGCCGGAGCGCACCTACGCCAGGAAGATCAAAGAGCTGATCCTGGCCTACAAGATCGAGCTGGTCCTGACCAAGGAACAGATCCTCGAGATGTACCTGAACCAGATCTATTTCGGCCAGGGCGCCTACGGGGTGGCGGCTGCGGCGCAGACCTACTTCGGGAAGGAGCTGGCCGAACTGAGCCTGGCGGAGTCCGCCCTGCTGGCCGGGCTGCCCAAGTCCCCGAACAACTACTCGCCGCTCAAAAATCCGGAGCGGGCCAAGCGGCGCCAGGAGCACGTGTTGGCCCGGATGGAGGAAGCCGGATTCATCACGCCGGAAGAGCGGCAGGAGGCCGCGGCCCAGACCCTGTCCTTCCGCCGGACGGTGACCGAGCCGATTGCGGCCTACTTCATCGAGTACGTCCGCCAGCACGTGGTGGCCCAGTACGGCGAGGAGATGGTCTACAAGGGCGGGCTGGCCTTGTACACCACGCTCAACGTGGAGATGCAGAAGGCCGCCGAACAGGCCGTCCGGGACGGGCTGCGCCAGATCGACAAGCGGCAGGGGTGGCGGGGCCCGATCGGCAAGCAGGACTTCACGGGCCTGCTCCCCCAGGCGACTACCACGCCGCCACCCTCGCTCAAGGAAGGCGATTTCCTGCAGGGGGTGGTCACCAAGATCGCCAAGGATCACGTGCAGGTGCTGGCGGGCACGACCCTGGGCAGCCTGTCCTTCGACGACATGGCCTGGGCCAAGCGGCGGCTGCGGGGGAGGGACCCGTCCAAGGACTTCACGGTCGTCGCCAACGTCAAGCAGTTGGTCAAGCCCGGCGACGTGATCGAAGTGGCGGTCAAGAAGATCGAGCGGGACGGGGTGCGGTTCCGGCTGGAGCAGACGCCGACCGTGGAGGGAGGGCTGCTCGCCCTCGATCCGCGGACCGGCGCCATCCGGGCGATGGTCGGGGGGTACGACTTCGCGCGCAGCGAGTACAACCGGGCGGTGATCGCGCACCGGCAGCCTGGTTCCGCGTTCAAGCCCATCATCTACGCGACGGCCATGGACCAGGGCCTGAGCCCGGCCACGGTCGTGCTGGACGCGCCGGTCGTCTACGAGAACGAGGACCCGGAAAAGACCTGGAAGCCGGAGAATTACGAGAAGCGCTTCTACGGGACGATCAGCCTGCGCGAAGCCCTCATCCACTCGCGCAACCTGGCCACCGTCCGACTCCTCGAGCGGGTCGGCGTCGGGAACGTCATCGAGTTCGCCAGGACGGTCGGCATCGCCAGCCCGCTCAACCGGGACCTGTCGCTGGCCTTGGGCTCCTCGAGCGTGACCCTGCTCGAGCTGACTTCCGCCTACGGCGTCTTCGCCAACCAGGGTCTCAGGCTGGAGCCCTACGCGGTGGCCCGGGTCGAGGATAAGGACGGGGTGGTGCTGGAGCAGCAGCTGTTCGAGCCCCGGCAGGTCATCTCCCGGGAGACGGCCTACCTGATCACGAACATGATGGAGGACGTGATCCAGAAGGGCACCGCGGTGGCGGCCAAGTCCATCGAGCGGCCCCTCGCGGGCAAGACCGGCACGACCAACGACTATACGGACGCCTGGTTCCTCGGGTTCACGCCGAACCTGGTCGTCGGCGTCTGGGTCGGATTCGACGACATCCGGCCCCTGGGTGAGACCGAATCGGGCGCGCACGCAGCCCTGCCGATCTGGATCGAGTTCGTGAAGCAGGTGCTTCCTCTGATCCAGGACGCGACCTTCGAAATTCCCGAAGAAATCGTGTTCGTGAAGGTGGACCCGGCGACGGGTCTCCTGGCGCAGGACCAGCAAAGCGACCAGGGGACGGTCGAGATCTTTGCCAGGGGGACGGAGCCGACCGAGACCCCGCCCCAGCGGATCGATCCGGCGGATTTCTACAAGCTGGATCAGCTCGGAGAGGGAGCGGCGGCTGCAGCCCCGCGGTAG
- the iscX gene encoding Fe-S cluster assembly protein IscX, with protein sequence MDLKWQDAEEIAIRLLEAHPDTDPLTVRFTDMHAWITSLPEFRDDPKKSNEKILEAIQMAWHEEYQDAKG encoded by the coding sequence ATGGATCTGAAATGGCAGGATGCAGAGGAGATCGCCATCCGGCTGCTGGAGGCGCACCCGGACACGGACCCGCTGACCGTGCGCTTCACCGACATGCACGCGTGGATCACGTCGCTGCCGGAGTTCAGGGACGACCCCAAAAAGTCGAACGAGAAGATCCTGGAAGCGATCCAGATGGCCTGGCACGAGGAGTACCAGGACGCGAAGGGCTGA